A window of the Hordeum vulgare subsp. vulgare chromosome 5H, MorexV3_pseudomolecules_assembly, whole genome shotgun sequence genome harbors these coding sequences:
- the LOC123398222 gene encoding WAT1-related protein At4g30420-like, with translation MAMQEHKPLAAMVVVQCIYAAMALWAKAMFSRGMSPMVFVVYRQAIATLVLVPITLLANRKRLREIVCIGTTGFALVFLASLVGATANQYMYYQGMYLGSSSMATAMTNLIPAITFVLATSVGLESVEIRKPRSMAKVFGTAVCVGGAMVMAFFKGPKLLGVGGGAGLDLYGLLLSSPASRKWVIGALFLVGSSSCWSLWLILQVPICKSYVDPLTLSAWMCFLSVAQMALLSSFAVPDMDAWKINSLFELMGCIFAGAVGSGVTFYLQSWCITVRGPLYSAMFNPLCTVVTTVLATIFLHEQPHIGSLLGAFAVVAGLYIVLWGKAGDVKTRRAAERADDLEKTWSDSQLLDAESTTTEPLLADDNRIEK, from the exons ATGGCCATGCAGGAGCATAAGCCGCTGGCGGCCATGGTGGTGGTGCAGTGCATCTACGCGGCCATGGCGCTCTGGGCCAAGGCCATGTTCAGCCGCGGCATGAGCCCCATGGTCTTCGTCGTCTACAGGCAGGCCATCGCCACCCTTGTCCTCGTCCCCATCACCTTGCTTGCCAACAG GAAAAGGCTGAGGGAGATTGTTTGCATCGGAACGACGGGCTTCGCGCTGGTGTTCTTGGCCTCTCTTGTCGG GGCGACGGCGAATCAGTACATGTACTACCAAGGCATGTACCTGGGATCATCGTCCATGGCGACGGCCATGACGAACCTTATACCGGCGATCACCTTCGTGCTGGCGACGTCAGTAGG TCTAGAAAGCGTGGAGATCAGGAAGCCGCGAAGCATGGCCAAGGTATTCGGCACCGCCGTCTGCGTCGGAGGCGCCATGGTCATGGCCTTCTTCAAGGGCCCCAAGCTgctgggggtcggcggcggcgccgGGCTGGACCTCTACGGCCTGCTTCTCAGCTCGCCGGCGAGCCGGAAATGGGTGATCGGCGCGCTGTTCCTCGTGGGCAGCAGCTCCTGCTGGTCGCTCTGGCTCATCCTGCAG GTGCCGATCTGCAAGTCGTACGTGGATCCCCTGACGCTGTCGGCCTGGATGTGCTTCCTGTCCGTGGCGCAGATGGCGTTGCTCAGCTCCTTCGCGGTGCCGGACATGGACGCCTGGAAGATCAACTCGCTCTTCGAGCTCATGGGCTGCATCTTCGCC GGCGCGGTTGGGTCAGGGGTGACGTTCTACCTGCAGTCGTGGTGCATAACGGTGAGGGGGCCTCTCTACTCGGCCATGTTCAACCCCCTCTGCACCGTCGTCACCACCGTGCTCGCCACCATCTTCCTCCACGAACAGCCGCACATCGGAAG CTTGTTGGGTGCGTTCGCCGTGGTCGCGGGGCTGTACATCGTGCTGTGGGGCAAAGCAGGGGACGTCAAGACCCGGAGGGCGGCGGAGCGCGCCGATGATCTGGAAAAGACATGGTCGGACTCGCAGCTCCTCGACGCGGAAAGCACGACCACCGAGCCGCTCCTAGCGGACGACAACCGGATCGAGAAGTAG
- the LOC123398221 gene encoding WAT1-related protein At4g28040-like, whose protein sequence is MLLLSWWLPRVRRGGIPGQWSLLAPGISGAMAGGGWRAWAERHKPCVAMVLVQLFYSLVDMALKTAYGLGMRPIVFVAYRQGIAAAALLLASLAARGLTLRPMAVGPRAFALLFLASLASATGQYFYFMGLHLASPSMARATTNLAPGITFAIAAVIGLEKVDLRSSRSIAKIIGTVVCLAGAMLMAFFKGPKLLGALLLPTTDDWVKGGIYLMGNAFCFSIWYILQVPVCESYLDPLSLATWMCFLATLQCAVMAFFLEANYIEIWKLASIWELPCILYGGVFASGANFFMQSWCISVKGPLYSAIFTPLSAVITTILSTLFLHEELHIGSVLGAIVIILGLYVVLWGKADDASGKRLAICSDDSEDILERDCMGVKVESGTNLSKPLLLSENADAYASTRQ, encoded by the exons ATGCTCCTACTTAGCTGGTGGCTGCCGAGAGTGAGGCGGGGGGGCATCCCTGGTCAGTGGTCGCTGCTGGCTCCCGGGATCTCGGGCGCGATGGCGGGCGGCGGCTGGCGGGCGTGGGCGGAGCGGCACAAGCCGTGCGTGGCCATGGTGCTGGTGCAGCTCTTCTACTCGCTGGTGGACATGGCGCTCAAGACGGCCTACGGGCTCGGCATGCGCCCCATCGTCTTCGTCGCCTACCGCCAGGGCATCGCCGCCGCCGCGCTCCTCCTCGCCTCGCTCGCCGCCAGGGGGCTCACGCTGCGCCCCATGGCCGTCGGCCCCCGTGCCttcgccctcctcttcctcgcctcCCTCGCCAG CGCGACGGGGCAGTACTTCTACTTCATGGGGCTGCATCTCGCGTCGCCGTCCATGGCCCGGGCCACCACCAACCTCGCCCCCGGCATCACCTTCGCCATCGCCGCCGTCATCGG GTTGGAGAAGGTGGACTTGAGGAGCTCAAGAAGCATCGCCAAGATCATCGGCACCGTCGTCTGCCTCGCCGGAGCAATGCTCATGGCGTTCTTCAAGGGCCCAAAGCTCCTCGGCGCCCTCCTTCTTCCGACAACCGATGACTGGGTGAAAGGAGGCATCTACCTCATGGGGAACGCCTTCTGTTTCTCCATCTGGTACATCTTGCAG GTACCGGTCTGTGAATCCTACCTTGATCCATTGTCCTTGGCGACCTGGATGTGCTTCCTAGCGACCTTGCAATGCGCGGTGATGGCGTTCTTCCTGGAAGCAAACTACATAGAGATCTGGAAGCTTGCTTCTATTTGGGAGCTCCCCTGCATCTTATATGGA GGCGTTTTCGCATCGGGCGCAAACTTTTTTATGCAGTCTTGGTGCATATCGGTGAAAGGCCCCCTTTACAGCGCAATTTTCACACCGCTGAGCGCGGTCATCACAACAATATTGTCTACGCTCTTCCTGCACGAGGAACTGCATATTGGGAG CGTGTTAGGTGCTATTGTAATCATCCTAGGCCTGTACGTTGTGCTGTGGGGCAAAGCTGACGACGCAAGCGGCAAGAGGCTGGCCATCTGCTCTGATGATTCAGAAGACATTTTAGAGCGAGATTGTATGGGTGTAAAAGTGGAAAGTGGGACCAATCTTTCAAAACcattgttgttatctgaaaacgcgGACGCTTATGCTTCTACACGCCAATGA